Proteins encoded by one window of Candidatus Sumerlaea chitinivorans:
- a CDS encoding Pterin-4-alpha-carbinolamine dehydratase has product MTQHRLLSEEVIQGALQKLPSWHREEGKIIRDYTFADFRRAIEFVNLVAELAEQADHHPDILIHGWNKVRITLTTHSAGGITQNDIELARKIEEIVVL; this is encoded by the coding sequence ATGACGCAACACCGACTACTTTCCGAAGAAGTGATTCAAGGAGCCCTCCAGAAGCTTCCGAGCTGGCATCGGGAGGAGGGGAAAATTATTCGCGACTACACGTTTGCAGACTTCCGGCGCGCGATCGAGTTTGTGAACCTCGTGGCTGAATTGGCGGAACAAGCGGACCATCATCCCGACATTTTGATTCATGGCTGGAACAAAGTGCGCATCACGCTCACAACTCACAGTGCTGGGGGTATCACCCAGAACGATATTGAGCTCGCGCGGAAAATAGAGGAAATTGTGGTGCTATGA